The sequence ACGAGTACTGATGTTGTGGAATCAAGCGTTAAAGCTTATCTAAATGCCATTAATCGTTTAATTTACAAAGAAGAACATCTTTAATGAAGCAAACCATTACTGAAAAGATCCTTTCTAACCATGCAGGAAGAAAAGTTAGTTCTAAAGAATTAATAGAAGCTACGGTTGATCTGGCCTTAGGAAATGATATTACTGCCCCTTTAGCCATTAAGGAATTTGAAGAATTAGGATTAGAAGAAGTTTTTGATAGAAAGAAGATAGTCTTAGTTCCTGACCACTTTACACCCAATAAAGATATTAAATCTGCTCTTCAAGCTAAGATTCTAAGAGATTTTTCTAAAAAGTATAAAATAGAGAATTATTTTGAAGTAGGAAGAATGGGGATTGAGCACGCTCTTTTACCTGAGCAAGGTTTAGTTTTACCAGGAGACTTAATTATTGGTGCTGATTCTCATACCTGTACTTATGGAGCTTTAGGAGCTTTTGCCACAGGCGTAGGGAGTACAGATTTAGCTCATGCGATGGCTACAGGCAAGTGTTGGTTTAAAGTACCAGAAAGTATTAAATTTATCTTTTATGGAAAACTAAACCCGTGGGTAAGTGGCAAAGATTTAATCTTATATGTTATTTCTCAAATTGGAGTTGATGGAGCCCTTTATGAAGCCATGGAATTTACAGGAGAAACGTTCAAAGAGCTTTCCATGGCTGATCGTTTTACCGTTTGCAATATGGCGATTGAAGCTGGAGCTAAAAATGGAATTATAGCTTTTGATGAAGTCGCCAAAGGTTATCTAGAGAAGAAAACACCAAAGAATTATAAGGTATATTACAGTGATGAAGGAGCTTTTTATAAAGAAGTATATGAATTTGATGTCTCTAAGATAAATCTACAAGTTGCTTTTCCTCATCTTCCTTCTAATTGCCAGGAAGTGGAAAAAGTTGGACCTATTAATATAGATCAAGTAGTAATTGGGTCTTGTACTAATGGAAGGATTGAAGATTTAAGAGTAGCCGCTTCTATCTTAAAGGGTAAAAAAGTTCATCCTGAAGTAAGATTAATTATTATTCCAGCTACTCAAAATATATATTTAGAAGCCCTAAGAGAAGGCTTGATAGAAATCTTTATTGAAGCTAAGGCGGTGGTAAGTACGCCTACTTGTGGACCATGCTTAGGTGGGCATATGGG comes from bacterium and encodes:
- the leuC gene encoding 3-isopropylmalate dehydratase large subunit → MKQTITEKILSNHAGRKVSSKELIEATVDLALGNDITAPLAIKEFEELGLEEVFDRKKIVLVPDHFTPNKDIKSALQAKILRDFSKKYKIENYFEVGRMGIEHALLPEQGLVLPGDLIIGADSHTCTYGALGAFATGVGSTDLAHAMATGKCWFKVPESIKFIFYGKLNPWVSGKDLILYVISQIGVDGALYEAMEFTGETFKELSMADRFTVCNMAIEAGAKNGIIAFDEVAKGYLEKKTPKNYKVYYSDEGAFYKEVYEFDVSKINLQVAFPHLPSNCQEVEKVGPINIDQVVIGSCTNGRIEDLRVAASILKGKKVHPEVRLIIIPATQNIYLEALREGLIEIFIEAKAVVSTPTCGPCLGGHMGILAKGERCVSTTNRNFVGRMGDVGSEVYLTNPAVAASSAVLGRIASPQEIAKSDVFGYNPA